The Chryseobacterium geocarposphaerae genome window below encodes:
- a CDS encoding DUF4268 domain-containing protein, whose amino-acid sequence MFSKQEAQQLKKEFWTAFGKSFPRKWILYDTKIKDMSFKFYADNKKAEVSLDIEMRDEVFRDAYYNKIWSLEDILKDFIGDFNKEEFYTLESGKVISRIWVEKHGVSIFNKNTWQEVFEFFVEKMDGFERFYYEYEDFIKDV is encoded by the coding sequence ATGTTCAGTAAACAAGAAGCACAGCAATTAAAAAAAGAGTTTTGGACGGCTTTCGGAAAGTCATTCCCCAGAAAATGGATTTTGTATGACACCAAAATAAAGGATATGTCGTTCAAATTTTATGCAGATAATAAAAAAGCGGAAGTTTCTTTAGATATCGAAATGCGAGACGAAGTTTTCAGGGATGCCTATTATAATAAAATATGGTCGCTGGAAGATATTCTGAAAGATTTTATTGGAGACTTCAATAAGGAAGAATTTTATACCCTGGAAAGCGGAAAAGTCATCAGCAGGATCTGGGTAGAAAAACATGGAGTTTCTATTTTCAATAAAAACACATGGCAGGAAGTTTTTGAGTTTTTTGTTGAGAAAATGGATGGTTTTGAAAGGTTTTATTACGAGTATGAGGACTTTATAAAGGATGTTTAG
- a CDS encoding DUF2314 domain-containing protein — translation MEVNTFLFTDGADPKMLEAYKKAQETFKYFWREQYWENLRIVPALNLSCVKVAFSEKDPETGKNIVEHMWINEIDFDGDYVKGYLINEPNNLTTIKAGDYFEIPLNEISDWLFAITPSVKKKGLAKLFSSSKDPIPKAYGGFTIQKMRADMSEKERKEHDEFWDLDFGDYNDIEVVHEQKEKPENLIEHPMSKNMKEKLVEFLHDYPDELTNLDENGLSLIHRETIAGNLSSVEIILNSGGDKNLKTSKGKTALDFAKQLNWEHLIPVLEN, via the coding sequence ATGGAAGTAAACACATTCCTTTTTACTGACGGTGCAGATCCCAAAATGTTGGAAGCTTATAAAAAGGCACAGGAAACTTTTAAATATTTCTGGAGAGAACAATATTGGGAAAACCTAAGAATAGTTCCCGCCCTCAATCTTTCTTGCGTGAAAGTTGCTTTTTCTGAAAAGGATCCCGAAACCGGAAAAAATATTGTAGAGCATATGTGGATCAACGAGATTGACTTTGACGGCGATTATGTAAAAGGATACCTAATTAATGAACCGAATAATCTCACAACAATCAAAGCAGGCGACTATTTTGAAATCCCTCTGAATGAAATCAGCGACTGGCTTTTTGCGATTACGCCTAGTGTAAAGAAGAAAGGACTTGCAAAATTATTTTCATCTTCAAAAGATCCAATTCCAAAAGCATATGGAGGATTTACCATTCAGAAAATGCGTGCTGATATGTCGGAAAAAGAAAGAAAAGAGCATGATGAATTCTGGGATCTTGATTTTGGAGATTATAATGATATTGAAGTTGTACATGAACAAAAAGAAAAACCGGAAAACCTTATTGAGCACCCTATGAGCAAAAATATGAAGGAAAAACTGGTGGAATTTTTACACGATTATCCTGATGAGCTCACCAATCTGGATGAAAACGGATTATCTCTCATTCACAGGGAAACTATTGCCGGAAACTTAAGTTCTGTAGAAATCATTTTAAATTCAGGGGGTGATAAAAATTTGAAAACAAGTAAAGGAAAAACAGCCCTGGATTTTGCAAAACAATTAAACTGGGAGCATTTGATTCCTGTTTTAGAAAATTAA